In a genomic window of Brassica rapa cultivar Chiifu-401-42 chromosome A10, CAAS_Brap_v3.01, whole genome shotgun sequence:
- the LOC103845137 gene encoding casein kinase 1-like protein 12, with product MEHLVGKKFRLGRKIGSGSFGEIHLGTHIQTNEEVAIKLENAKTKHPQLLYESKLYKLLQGGTGVPNIKWFGVEGDYNVLVMDLLGPSLEDLFNFCSRKLSLKSVLMLADQMINRVEYFHSKSFLHRDLKPDNFLMGLGRRANQVYIIDFGLAKKYRDNTTHQHIPYRENKNLTGTARYASMNTHLGIEQSRRDDLESLGYILMYFLKGSLPWQGLKAGTKKQKYERISEKKVSTSIESLCRGYPSEFASYFHYCRSLRFDDKPDYGYLKRIFRDLFIREGFQFDYVFDWTILKYQQSQLTAPPTRGLGTPAAGTSAALPPGLTTMDRYAGEDEGGRPPMDSSRRRTSGALDNSGNLRAPMMHSSSVFAQSAGSSRRLTSEELQRSRTGSGLRNTAVVTTSEGKRSSSTRKHYDSAIKGIETLQVSSERFHHH from the exons ATATTCAAACCAACGAAGAAGTCGCCATCAAGCTT GAAAATGCCAAGACAAAACATCCACAGCTGCTCTATGAATCCAAGTTATACAAACTTCTACAGGGAGGAA CTGGTGTTCCAAATATCAAGTGGTTTGGTGTAGAAGGTGACTACAATGTGCTGGTCATGGATTTACTTGGCCCTAGTCTTGAAGACTTGTTCAATTTCTGTAGCAGGAAACTTTCTCTCAAGTCCGTCCTCATGCTTGCTGATCAAATG ATAAACCGTGTTGAGTATTTCCATTCGAAATCTTTCCTTCACCGAGATCTCAAACCAGACAATTTTCTCATGGGGCTAGGAAGACGCGCAAACCAG GTATACATCATCGACTTTGGTCTTGCTAAGAAGTACAGGGATAACACTACTCATCAGCACATTCCTTACAG AGAAAATAAGAATCTCACTGGAACTGCAAGATATGCTAGTATGAATACTCACTTGGGAATTG AACAAAGCCGAAGGGATGACCTAGAATCTCTTGGTTACATTCTCATGTACTTCCTTAAAGGAAG TCTTCCATGGCAAGGACTTAAAGCTGGAACCAAGAAACAAAAGTACGAGAGAATCAGCGAAAAGAAAGTCTCTACTTCCATTGAG TCTTTATGCCGTGGCTACCCATCAGAGTTTGCATCTTACTTCCATTACTGCCGCTCACTTCGGTTTGATGACAAACCGGACTACGGTTATCTCAAAAGAATATTCAGAGATCTCTTTATCCGTGAAG GGTTTCAGTTCGATTATGTCTTTGACTGGACCATACTGAAGTACCAACAGTCACAACTGACAGCTCCTCCAACCCGTGGCCTCGGAACTCCTGCAGCTGGAACAAGTGCGGCTTTGCCTCCAGGATTGACCACCATGGATAGATACGCAG GGGAGGATGAAGGAGGAAGGCCACCGATGGATTCATCAAGAAGGAGAACGTCTGGTGCTCTTGACAACTCTGGCAACTTGAGAGCCCCAATG ATGCATAGCTCGTCGGTGTTCGCGCAATCAGCAGGATCATCAAGGAGATTAACATCGGAGGAGCTACAGAGGTCCCGTACGGGCAGCGGATTAAGAAACACAGCGGTGGTTACAACGTCGGAAGGGAAGAGGTCTTCTTCCACCCGAAAACATTACGACTCTGCGATCAAAGGCATCGAGACTCTTCAAGTCTCCAGCGAAAGGTTTCACCACCATTGA